In Sphingomonas sp. PAMC26645, one DNA window encodes the following:
- the ispH gene encoding 4-hydroxy-3-methylbut-2-enyl diphosphate reductase yields MSPIDKPPLELLIAAPRGFCAGVDRAIRIVELAIEKHGAPVYVRHEIVHNKFVVDTLKAQGAIFVEELNEVPDGAPVVFSAHGVPKSVPLDAQNRGLEYLDATCPLVSKVHRQAERLVAQGRHIVFIGHAGHPEVIGTFGQVPAGAMSLIETVEDAEVFMPIDHTNLAFLTQTTLSVDDTAAVVATLQRRFPQMLPPRGEDICYATSNRQTAVKAIAHSVDAVLVIGAPNSSNSVRLVEVAEREGTPAMLIQRASELDWDFLAGVGTLGITAGASAPELLVRELVDRLSERFTVSEREVETNRETIAFKLPRGLEAAA; encoded by the coding sequence ATGAGCCCAATCGATAAGCCGCCGCTCGAACTGTTGATCGCAGCACCCCGAGGCTTTTGCGCAGGCGTCGACCGCGCGATCCGGATCGTCGAACTGGCGATCGAGAAACACGGGGCGCCGGTCTATGTTCGCCACGAGATCGTCCACAACAAGTTCGTCGTCGACACGCTGAAGGCGCAGGGCGCGATCTTCGTCGAGGAATTGAACGAGGTGCCCGATGGCGCCCCGGTCGTGTTCTCGGCGCATGGCGTGCCTAAATCGGTGCCGCTCGACGCGCAGAATCGCGGGCTTGAATATCTCGACGCGACGTGTCCGCTAGTGTCGAAGGTCCACCGCCAGGCCGAGCGGCTGGTGGCGCAGGGACGGCATATCGTGTTCATCGGCCATGCCGGGCACCCCGAGGTGATCGGCACGTTCGGACAGGTTCCGGCGGGTGCGATGTCGCTGATCGAGACGGTCGAGGACGCCGAGGTGTTCATGCCGATCGATCACACCAACCTCGCCTTCCTGACGCAGACGACCCTGTCGGTCGACGATACCGCCGCGGTGGTGGCGACGTTGCAGCGCCGCTTCCCGCAGATGTTGCCGCCGCGGGGCGAGGACATCTGCTACGCGACGTCGAACCGCCAGACCGCGGTCAAGGCGATCGCGCACAGCGTCGATGCGGTGCTGGTGATCGGCGCGCCGAACTCGTCAAACTCGGTGCGGCTGGTCGAGGTCGCCGAGCGCGAGGGTACGCCGGCGATGCTGATCCAGCGCGCGAGCGAGCTCGACTGGGATTTTCTTGCTGGCGTTGGGACGCTGGGCATCACGGCCGGCGCTTCGGCGCCTGAATTGCTGGTCCGCGAACTGGTCGATCGGCTGTCGGAGCGTTTCACGGTGTCGGAGCGCGAGGTCGAGACGAACCGCGAGACGATCGCGTTCAAGCTGCCACGCGGACTGGAGGCGGCCGCCTAG